The following are encoded in a window of Candidatus Poribacteria bacterium genomic DNA:
- the trxA gene encoding thioredoxin: protein MAGNTFEISDDTFEGMVLQSDTPVVVDFWAEWCGPCKMIAPILEELAGENSETFKVGKVNVDDNRQTAMQYGVRSIPTLLVFKDGKVVPNGQIVGAMPKDALKKKILDIL, encoded by the coding sequence ATGGCTGGAAACACATTTGAAATCAGTGACGATACGTTTGAAGGAATGGTTCTTCAATCAGACACACCCGTCGTTGTCGACTTTTGGGCAGAATGGTGCGGTCCTTGCAAAATGATTGCACCGATCTTGGAGGAACTCGCGGGTGAGAACTCTGAGACCTTTAAAGTTGGAAAAGTTAACGTTGATGATAACCGTCAGACCGCGATGCAATACGGTGTTCGGAGCATCCCAACATTGCTTGTGTTCAAAGACGGTAAAGTCGTCCCGAATGGACAGATTGTCGGCGCGATGCCCAAAGATGCCCTGAAAAAGAAAATCTTAGACATCCTATAA
- a CDS encoding twin-arginine translocation signal domain-containing protein, with protein MPEKDKKQGTNISRRNFLKGVGTGTVAATVAPSVLIGSEKAADAQAGDAIANATIELNINGKSYQVEVEARTTLLTVLRDGIDTGGNNIDLTGAKLICDRGECGGCTVMVDGKSVYACMMLAIDAQGKQLTTVEGLADGDDLHPVQEAFIQHDALMCGFCTPGFIVSSAALLNENANPTLEEIKVGLSGNTCRCGTYPFIFDAVKTASGKV; from the coding sequence ATGCCTGAGAAAGATAAAAAGCAGGGAACGAACATCTCGCGCAGGAACTTCTTGAAAGGCGTAGGTACAGGTACCGTTGCCGCAACTGTTGCACCGAGCGTCTTGATCGGAAGTGAAAAAGCCGCCGATGCCCAAGCGGGCGACGCTATCGCGAATGCGACAATCGAACTCAATATCAACGGTAAGTCGTATCAAGTCGAGGTTGAAGCGCGCACAACGCTTCTAACCGTTTTGCGCGACGGAATTGATACCGGCGGGAACAACATCGACTTAACCGGTGCCAAACTAATTTGCGATCGTGGGGAGTGTGGTGGCTGTACCGTCATGGTAGATGGGAAGTCAGTCTACGCTTGCATGATGCTCGCAATTGATGCACAGGGCAAGCAGCTAACAACCGTCGAGGGATTAGCAGACGGCGACGATTTGCACCCTGTTCAGGAAGCATTCATCCAACACGACGCACTGATGTGTGGATTCTGCACACCCGGTTTCATCGTCTCATCCGCAGCACTGTTGAACGAGAACGCGAATCCGACGCTTGAAGAAATTAAAGTCGGCTTGTCTGGAAACACGTGTCGCTGTGGAACCTATCCATTCATCTTTGATGCCGTCAAAACCGCATCAGGGAAGGTGTGA